From Lolium perenne isolate Kyuss_39 chromosome 5, Kyuss_2.0, whole genome shotgun sequence, a single genomic window includes:
- the LOC127301449 gene encoding uncharacterized protein, whose amino-acid sequence MGDDGAKAATTTTIVRLRELLHRWALGAARDDVEDGEQEEAQAEAMAMAAGGGAAPPSIPPFVLQRLRRTLTVDSDDESCHSPEAAPDVPRGYCPVYVGLEQRRFVIPTSYLGHPVFRLLLEKAEEEFGFRQEGALAIPCETEAFKYILQCVERHDKGLAGDDADEGNQATTLEPSSSIHHVS is encoded by the exons ATGGGCGACGACGGCGCGAAGGCGGCGACCACCACGACGATCGTGCGGCTGCGGGAGCTGCTGCACAGGTGGGCGCTGGGAGCCGCAAGGGACGACGTCGAAGACGGCGAGCAGGAGGAGGCGCAGGCGGAGGCGATGGCTATGGCGGCAGGTGGAGGAGCTGCGCCGCCGTCGATCCCACCGTTCGTGCTGCAGCGTCTGAGGCGGACGCTGACGGTGGACTCAGACGACGAGAGCTGCCACAGCCCGGAGGCGGCGCCGGACGTGCCGAGGGGGTACTGCCCGGTGTACGTCGGGCTGGAGCAGCGGCGGTTCGTCATCCCGACCAGCTACCTCGGCCACCCCGTGTTCCGGCTCCTCCTAGAGAAGGCCGAGGAGGAGTTCGGGTTCCGGCAGGAGGGAGCGCTGGCCATCCCCTGCGAGACCGAGGCCTTCAAGTACATCCTCCAGTGCGTGGAGCGCCACGACAAGggcctcgccggcgacgacgCCGACG AAGGGAACCAGGCCACAACGCTAGAGCCATCATCGTCGATTCATCATGTTTCGTAG